A portion of the Lolium rigidum isolate FL_2022 chromosome 1, APGP_CSIRO_Lrig_0.1, whole genome shotgun sequence genome contains these proteins:
- the LOC124683852 gene encoding bZIP transcription factor 50-like yields MDADLDLDALLASFAGESAAVSDLLAPSPPPPDAEAGSPESVTSRASPAGGEALSEIERFLMGEEAAAAEGVEGVSVDEFFDALFDGGEGVEAGGSTDGDSGRVEDVEVVTPEAEAVETPETEVDGDDPISKKKRRQMRNRDSAMKSRERKKSYVKDLETKNKYLDAECHRLSYALQCCVAENMALRQSMLKDRPVGAPTATQESAVLTETLPLVSLLWLVSIVCLFLMPGLPNRSLVAPRSTERELVMVAGKLSSDKPETLELLLHGRRCRGTRARIKLDTSPLHAAAAC; encoded by the exons ATGGACGCCGACCTCGACCTGGACGCGCTCCTCGCCTCCTTCGCCGGCGAGTCCGCCGCCGTCTCCGACCTCCTCGCCCCGTCCCCGCCTCCGCCCGATGCGGAGGCGGGGTCGCCGGAGTCGGTCACCTCCCGGGCGAGCCCCGCCGGCGGGGAGGCGCTGTCGGAGATCGAGAGGTTTCTGATgggcgaggaggcggcggcggcggaaggggtGGAGGGCGTCAGCGTCGACGAGTTCTTCGACGCGCTGTTCGACGGAGGGGAGGGCGTCGAGGCTGGGGGCAGCACGGATGGGGACTCCGGGAGGGTGGAGGATGTGGAGGTGGTGAcaccggaggcggaggcggtggagacGCCGGAGACGGAGGTGGATGGCGATGATCCTATcagcaagaagaagaggag GCAAATGAGGAACAGGGATTCTGCCATGAagtcgagggagaggaagaagtcatatgtgaaggatttggagacgAAGAACAAGTACCTTGACGCTGAGTGCCACCGCCTCAGCTACGCGCTTCAGTGCTGCGTAGCCGAGAACATGGCGCTGCGACAGAGCATGTTAAAGGATAGGCCCGTTGGTGCTCCCACAGCCACGCAGGAGTCTGCCGTACTCACCG AAACCCTGCCGTTGGTTTCCCTGCTTTGGCTAGTGAGCATCGTGTGCCTATTCCTAATGCCCGGTCTACCCAACCGAAGTCTGGTGGCTCCAAGGAGCACCGAAAGAGAACTCGTGATGGTAGCCGGAAAGCTAAGCAGTGATAAACCAGAGACTTTGGAGCTTCTGCTTCATGGAAGGCGGTGCAGGGGCACGAGGGCGAGGATCAAGCTAGATACCTCGCCATTGCATGCAGCAGCAGCTTGCTAG
- the LOC124683853 gene encoding 1-aminocyclopropane-1-carboxylate oxidase homolog 1-like, which produces MASDHERLRALKAFDDTKAGVKGLVDAGVTAVPSIFHHPPEPLPVDAEPHHFAIPVIDLAGAERAELVAQLKAAAETVGFFQVVNHGVPEDLLAEMLAAVRSFIEEPAEAKAPYYTRDFGRRVRYQSNFDLFQSPAANWRDSLYMEMAPDPPAPEEIPPACRGVAPEYVRLVRELYSELLGLLSEALGLRRGYLEQDAACLDGLNFAGHYYPACPEPHLTLGTTRHSDPSFLTVLLQDAVGGLQVLVDGKKWVEVPPVSGALVVNVGDFLQLVSNDRFKSVEHRVVASSVGPRISVACFFRTSGAAASTRVLRPIVTGGDGEARYRSATVEELLRHYRAKGLDGTSALQHFKL; this is translated from the coding sequence ATGGCCTCTGACCATGAGCGCCTCCGCGCTCTCAAGGCCTTCGACGACACCAAGGCCGGCGTCAAAGGCCTGGTCGACGCCGGCGTCACCGCCGTCCCCTCCATCTTCCACCACCCACCCGAGCCCCTCCCAGTCGACGCCGAGCCTCATCATTTCGCCATCCCGGTCATCGACCTCGCTGGCGCCGAGCGGGCCGAGCTGGTCGCCCAGCTGAAGGCAGCAGCGGAGACGGTGGGCTTCTTCCAGGTTGTGAACCACGGCGTGCCGGAGGACCTGCTCGCCGAGATGCTCGCGGCGGTGCGGAGCTTCATCGAGGAGCCGGCGGAGGCCAAGGCGCCGTACTACACCAGGGACTTCGGGCGGCGCGTGCGGTACCAGAGCAACTTCGACCTGTTCCAGTCGCCCGCGGCTAACTGGCGCGACAGCCTGTACATGGagatggcgccggatccgccggcGCCCGAGGAGATCCCGCCGGCGTGCAGGGGCGTCGCGCCGGAGTACGTGAGGCTGGTGCGGGAGCTGTACAGCGAGCTGCTCGGGCTGCTGTCGGAAGCGCTGGGCCTCCGGCGAGGGTACCTGGAGCAGGACGCCGCATGCCTGGACGGGCTCAACTTCGCAGGCCACTACtacccggcgtgcccggagccgcACCTCACGCTGGGCACCACCAGGCACTCCGACCCCAGCTTCCTCACCGTGCTCCTTCAAGACGCCGTCGGCGGCCTCCAGGTCCTCGTCGACGGGAAGAAGTGGGTGGAGGTGCCGCCGGTGTCGGGGGCGCTGGTGGTGAACGTCGGTGACTTCCTGCAGCTCGTGTCAAACGACAGGTTCAAGAGCGTGGAGCACCGCGTGGTGGCGAGCAGCGTGGGGCCGAGAATCTCGGTGGCATGCTTCTTCCGGACAAGCGGCGCGGCCGCGTCCACGAGAGTTCTGCGGCCGATCGTCACCGGCGGTGATGGCGAGGCGCGGTACAGGAGCGCCACGGTGGAGGAGCTGCTGCGGCACTACAGGGCCAAAGGCCTCGACGGCACCTCTGCGCTCCAGCACTTCAAGCTCTGA
- the LOC124683854 gene encoding acyl transferase 15-like: protein MSVVVTKSSPVVVVGASKPVTATGDIIDLTSFDKCFAPSPTTLIFFFEKPIDDPVETIKKALSQALVHYPAMAGRLAGADEKEPTHIVCTGEGVPFVAAAASCALDDAGPLHLLDLAIRYPAEYCRLSDPLLLMQVTRFTCGGFVVGLTNNHAMADAAGLAQFMQAVGELARGMPRPSIVPVRSEADSSLPRLPQALVAEVRSHLRVEKEEILPLLDVAIPMSLASRIKAKCGAGKCTVYDAVAAVLWRCRTRAVISDEDNDPNAPMLLVMPMNARKLVGAKEGYYGNCIIFQLALATRDTVATGDIEDLVKIIRLAKEKMPDMVGDGRDEQQQAQRAPERYNTLSISSVRNLGYEVMDFGGGVPSRMMWKTAEKPVGLVCVVCSPCKPKDMINVMSLCVKPEHTEAFLRELAALNVEVTHDLRPSYKARL, encoded by the coding sequence ATGAGCGTAGTAGTGACCAAGTCCTCGCCGGTGGTAGTCGTCGGTGCATCTAAGCCGGTGACGGCGACGGGCGACATCATCGATCTCACCTCCTTCGATAAGTGTTTCGCTCCTTCTCCAACCACGCTTATCTTTTTCTTTGAGAAGCCAATCGACGACCCTGTCGAGACAATCAAGAAGGCCTTGTCGCAGGCACTCGTGCACTACCCCGCTATGGCCGGCCGCCTCGCCGGAGCTGACGAGAAGGAGCCGACCCACATCGTGTGCACCGGGGAGGGCGTGCCGTTTGTGGCTGCGGCGGCTAGCTGTGCCTTGGACGACGCGGGGCCGCTCCACCTCCTGGACCTCGCCATTCGCTACCCCGCCGAGTACTGCCGCCTCAGCGACCCATTGCTGCTGATGCAGGTGACCAGGTTCACCTGCGGCGGGTTCGTCGTAGGCCTGACAAATAACCACGCCATGGCGGACGCCGCAGGGTTGGCGCAGTTCATGCAGGCCGTTGGCGAGCTCGCCCGGGGAATGCCAAGGCCGTCCATCGTTCCTGTCAGGTCCGAAGCCGACAGCTCGCTCCCGCGCCTTCCACAGGCGTTGGTCGCCGAGGTAAGGTCGCATCTGCGCGTGGAGAAGGAGGAAATTCTACCGCTCCTCGACGTGGCCATCCCCATGAGCCTAGCTAGCCGCATCAAGGCAAAGTGCGGCGCCGGAAAGTGCACGGTGTATGACGCCGTCGCCGCGGTGCTCTGGCGGTGCCGCACCCGAGCGGTCATCTCTGACGAGGATAACGACCCTAACGCTCCCATGCTCCTCGTCATGCCGATGAACGCGCGCAAGCTCGTCGGTGCCAAGGAGGGCTACTACGGCAACTGCATAATCTTCCAGCTGGCCCTGGCAACCAGAGACACGGTGGCGACGGGCGACATCGAGGATCTTGTGAAGATCATCAGGCTTGCCAAGGAGAAGATGCCCGACATGGTCGGCGATGGTAGAGATGAGCAGCAGCAGGCGCAACGGGCGCCGGAGAGGTACAACACGCTCTCTATATCGAGCGTGAGGAACCTCGGGTACGAAGTGATGGATTTCGGAGGCGGGGTGCCGTCGCGGATGATGTGGAAGACTGCGGAGAAGCCGGTGGGGTTGGTTTGCGTCGTGTGCTCGCCATGCAAGCCCAAGGACATGATCAACGTCATGTCTCTCTGTGTCAAGCCGGAGCACACAGAAGCCTTTCTACGTGAGTTGGCCGCCCTCAATGTAGAGGTGACCCATGATTTGCGACCGTCGTACAAGGCGCGACTTTAA